From Alteromonas australica, one genomic window encodes:
- a CDS encoding chondroitinase-B domain-containing protein — protein sequence MKIKAFALCAIAAAITGCSSDVDNNNNPNTLGSISLSGTPTSGQTLSASVSDPDGISGTVSYYWYADDAVIEGENDSTFVLTDDYIGSSITVQGSYTDDGGINESHISDPTDEVSAIVFDATVSISGDALIGSTLTATVEDDNGIENATIIYTWYADDEEIEGEVLSTLTLEEAQFGKVITVMATFEDDRGFSESPTSAATDPVARTNSEGAITILGTPTVGNELTTTIADEDGASGSIAYQWYADDTAINGATSSSYTVESSLVGAVITVTATYVDDNGFDEEITSQATIPVSAQAVNEDGSIEISGTSPYLADATLTAVITDNNGFDEADVTYTWYADGEAIDGATGSTYTPTTDAGAIISVSAVYTDQDAFPETVSTALDSIIYSQVVSDAASLVSAVNGGLADGDVIGLATNVYTDLDAIMLTSAVTLTALEDNQPVISGETCINIASSVDGAAIRGLTFQNIDTKADSYCEAEEEAVIYSEGDNFEFTQNTMDGDQETLNEETYHWLMVKGSGALIERNTFTNRNNAVNGSVIKLASSGSDHVIQYNLFENANNPNFDESSLLLLNLGSTTGADAAEEANFVVQYNRIDSFVSGRRLMRVQTSGATIKGNTIVNANGGIALEDGGFNVVEDNIIIRTTDIASSDDRPSGVLVTPLGHTVVNNYIAGIRSGNKEAGGIVFTANPFSQADGGVPNAGNQAVLDGSGDLSLTVTNNTVLNSLQPIVFSTEIGSKAPVDDCDELTADNAPLLYSLTKNFFDISFDANLIANGLDDDASKQGLYFDSEAISSDHAFEYDCDLIDHEASLFSNNFGFMDSYASGDVEDESWVDIRQLNGNGDFDSDGALDQDPAANGKEVPEFTTAANGLVETDSSGAQAVAGAKGLYYIEASDVGVGSTWVATNE from the coding sequence ATGAAGATTAAAGCATTTGCCCTGTGCGCTATTGCTGCAGCCATTACTGGATGTAGTTCGGATGTGGATAATAACAACAACCCTAATACACTGGGGTCTATATCACTTTCTGGTACACCAACATCAGGACAAACACTTTCCGCCTCGGTAAGCGATCCTGATGGCATCTCTGGTACTGTTAGCTATTACTGGTACGCAGATGATGCGGTCATCGAAGGTGAAAACGATTCTACCTTTGTGCTTACCGATGATTATATTGGTTCATCAATCACTGTTCAGGGGTCTTACACTGATGATGGTGGTATTAACGAATCACATATTAGTGATCCCACCGATGAAGTCTCTGCTATTGTTTTTGATGCTACCGTATCAATTAGTGGCGATGCACTCATAGGCTCAACGCTTACTGCCACCGTTGAAGACGATAACGGCATTGAGAATGCGACCATCATTTATACTTGGTATGCCGACGACGAAGAAATTGAAGGTGAAGTGCTTTCTACTCTTACGCTAGAAGAAGCACAATTTGGAAAAGTCATTACCGTGATGGCTACCTTCGAAGATGACCGTGGATTCAGCGAATCGCCAACATCGGCCGCCACCGACCCTGTTGCACGTACAAATTCAGAAGGCGCTATCACTATTCTAGGTACGCCCACTGTGGGCAACGAACTCACCACGACCATCGCTGACGAAGATGGTGCATCAGGCAGCATTGCTTACCAGTGGTACGCTGACGATACCGCCATTAACGGCGCAACATCCAGCAGTTATACGGTTGAATCTTCCCTTGTTGGCGCTGTCATTACGGTAACAGCAACTTACGTAGACGATAATGGTTTTGATGAAGAAATTACCTCACAAGCCACTATTCCTGTATCAGCACAAGCGGTAAACGAAGATGGCAGCATCGAAATTAGCGGTACTTCCCCCTACCTTGCAGATGCCACCCTCACTGCCGTTATCACCGACAATAACGGGTTTGATGAAGCGGATGTGACCTATACATGGTATGCAGATGGTGAAGCCATCGACGGCGCAACCGGTAGTACTTACACGCCGACGACTGATGCTGGCGCAATTATTTCAGTGAGTGCCGTTTATACCGACCAAGATGCGTTTCCTGAAACTGTTTCTACAGCCCTTGATTCCATTATTTATTCACAGGTCGTTTCTGATGCTGCAAGCTTAGTGAGTGCAGTAAACGGCGGCCTAGCCGATGGCGATGTCATTGGATTAGCCACGAACGTGTATACCGACTTAGACGCCATCATGCTAACCAGCGCGGTCACACTCACCGCTTTAGAAGATAATCAACCGGTCATTTCGGGCGAAACTTGTATTAATATCGCGAGTAGCGTTGATGGCGCGGCCATTCGCGGCCTTACGTTCCAGAATATTGATACAAAAGCCGATTCCTACTGTGAAGCTGAAGAAGAAGCGGTGATTTACTCGGAAGGCGATAATTTCGAGTTTACACAGAATACAATGGACGGTGACCAAGAGACACTGAATGAGGAAACGTATCATTGGTTAATGGTTAAAGGCTCAGGCGCACTTATTGAGCGCAACACCTTTACCAACCGAAACAACGCCGTTAACGGCTCGGTCATTAAACTTGCCTCATCAGGCTCAGACCATGTCATTCAGTACAACCTTTTTGAAAATGCAAACAACCCTAACTTTGATGAATCAAGCTTACTACTCCTTAACTTAGGTAGCACTACAGGTGCAGATGCCGCTGAGGAAGCTAACTTTGTCGTGCAGTATAACCGTATAGACAGCTTCGTCAGTGGTAGACGCCTAATGCGTGTTCAAACCTCTGGGGCAACAATTAAAGGCAACACCATTGTTAACGCCAACGGGGGTATTGCCTTGGAAGATGGTGGTTTCAACGTGGTTGAAGACAACATCATCATTCGCACTACCGATATCGCCAGTTCTGATGATAGACCTAGCGGTGTATTAGTCACGCCTTTAGGTCATACAGTGGTGAATAACTACATTGCGGGTATTCGCTCTGGCAACAAAGAAGCCGGTGGTATCGTGTTTACGGCGAACCCATTCTCACAAGCGGATGGTGGTGTCCCTAATGCAGGCAACCAGGCTGTGCTTGATGGCTCTGGTGATTTATCGCTAACGGTCACCAACAACACTGTGCTTAACTCGCTACAACCTATCGTATTTAGTACTGAAATTGGCAGTAAAGCGCCGGTAGACGACTGTGACGAACTCACCGCAGATAACGCCCCGTTACTTTATTCACTTACCAAAAACTTCTTTGATATTAGTTTTGACGCCAATCTTATTGCCAATGGCCTCGACGATGATGCTTCAAAACAAGGTTTGTATTTCGATTCAGAAGCCATTAGCAGCGACCATGCTTTTGAGTACGACTGTGACCTTATCGACCACGAAGCATCTCTATTCTCAAATAACTTTGGTTTCATGGATAGCTACGCATCCGGTGACGTTGAAGATGAGTCTTGGGTAGATATCCGCCAGCTTAACGGTAACGGTGACTTTGATTCTGACGGTGCACTAGACCAAGACCCTGCAGCGAATGGTAAAGAAGTGCCTGAATTCACCACTGCAGCTAACGGGCTTGTAGAAACAGATTCTTCTGGTGCTCAAGCAGTAGCAGGTGCAAAAGGACTTTACTACATAGAAGCAAGTGATGTTGGTGTCGGCTCTACTTGGGTAGCCACCAACGAATAA
- a CDS encoding NAD(P)-dependent oxidoreductase, which translates to MSKPTIGFIGLGLMGGNMVENLQNKGYELTVMDLNADAVKACVDRGAKSASSGKELAENADIVMLCLTTSAIVESVMYAEDGIMAGVKEGAVVVDFGTSIPASTRKIGADLAAKGVGMIDAPLGRTPAHAKDGLLNIMASGDKDTFEKVKSVLEDQGENVFHLGELGAGHTTKLINNFMGMTTVCAMSQAFAVADRAGVDRQQLFDIMSTGPSSSPFMQFCKNYAVDNVSDLGFSIANANKDLGYFLKMVEDLGTESKIAEGSSANLQAAFDAGMGNGNVPEIFDYFLTLNK; encoded by the coding sequence ATGTCAAAACCCACTATCGGTTTCATCGGTCTAGGTCTTATGGGCGGCAATATGGTCGAGAACCTTCAAAATAAAGGTTACGAACTTACCGTTATGGACTTGAACGCCGATGCAGTTAAAGCCTGTGTAGATCGTGGCGCTAAATCAGCATCGTCAGGGAAAGAGCTAGCGGAAAACGCTGACATCGTTATGCTTTGTTTAACGACTTCAGCTATTGTTGAGTCGGTCATGTACGCTGAAGACGGTATTATGGCGGGCGTTAAAGAAGGTGCTGTAGTGGTTGATTTTGGCACCTCTATTCCGGCGTCTACGCGCAAAATTGGGGCTGACCTTGCTGCAAAGGGTGTGGGCATGATTGACGCACCACTAGGCAGAACGCCTGCTCATGCAAAAGATGGCCTATTAAACATCATGGCATCTGGCGACAAAGACACCTTTGAAAAAGTGAAGTCAGTACTAGAAGACCAAGGCGAGAACGTATTCCACCTAGGTGAACTGGGTGCTGGTCACACGACTAAATTAATTAATAACTTTATGGGCATGACTACCGTGTGTGCTATGTCTCAGGCATTTGCAGTCGCAGACCGTGCAGGTGTAGACCGCCAGCAATTGTTTGACATCATGTCAACAGGACCATCAAGCTCTCCTTTTATGCAATTCTGTAAGAACTACGCTGTCGACAACGTAAGTGACTTAGGCTTCTCAATCGCAAATGCGAATAAAGACCTGGGCTACTTCCTTAAGATGGTAGAAGATTTAGGCACAGAGTCTAAAATTGCCGAAGGCTCTTCAGCAAACCTGCAAGCAGCCTTTGATGCAGGTATGGGGAATGGCAATGTACCTGAAATTTTTGATTACTTTCTTACGTTAAACAAATAA
- a CDS encoding beta-ketoacyl-ACP synthase III translates to MSQQIVISGVGVWHPKESITNEELVSSYNAYVDSFNAQNADKIAAGECQAMPYSSAEFIEKASGIKSRYIYQKEGALDITRMKPLIAPREDDALSHQAEIAVEAAKLALASANKSAQDVDAVIVSCAYTQRAYPAIAIEVQEALNIEGFGFDMLVACSAATFGMHRAYEMLSAGNAKCVLVINPELVSPQINYTDRDSHFIFGDVATATVMEMADTATSEHVFDVLSTQAVTKFSNNIRSNFGYMTRAEDVDPYGPDKLFHQAGRKVFKEVCPMAADHIESHLSRHNLTPADVRRWWLHQANINMNTLICKRLLGREASKEEAPIVLDEYANTASAGSVIAFGLYHQDLDAGDVGILCSFGAGYSIGSLVVQKR, encoded by the coding sequence ATGTCTCAGCAGATCGTAATAAGCGGCGTGGGTGTTTGGCACCCTAAAGAGAGTATTACAAACGAAGAATTGGTTAGCAGCTACAATGCCTATGTAGATAGCTTCAATGCCCAGAATGCTGACAAGATAGCGGCGGGTGAATGTCAAGCCATGCCGTACTCAAGCGCAGAATTCATTGAGAAAGCGTCAGGCATAAAAAGTCGCTACATTTATCAAAAAGAAGGGGCGTTAGACATCACCCGAATGAAGCCTCTTATCGCCCCTCGCGAGGATGATGCTTTATCTCATCAAGCTGAAATTGCTGTAGAGGCCGCTAAGCTCGCCTTGGCTTCTGCCAATAAGTCAGCGCAAGACGTTGACGCAGTGATTGTATCTTGTGCCTATACGCAGCGCGCTTACCCCGCCATCGCCATTGAAGTGCAAGAAGCCTTGAATATCGAAGGTTTTGGTTTCGACATGTTGGTGGCATGTTCTGCCGCCACCTTTGGGATGCACCGTGCCTATGAAATGTTAAGTGCAGGCAATGCAAAATGTGTATTGGTAATCAATCCTGAATTGGTTTCTCCGCAAATTAATTACACGGATAGAGACAGTCACTTTATTTTTGGTGATGTTGCCACTGCCACCGTCATGGAAATGGCAGATACGGCAACCAGTGAACACGTATTTGATGTACTCAGTACGCAAGCGGTGACTAAGTTTTCTAACAATATACGCTCTAATTTTGGCTATATGACCCGGGCTGAAGACGTTGACCCTTACGGGCCAGACAAACTATTTCATCAAGCGGGTAGAAAGGTGTTTAAAGAAGTGTGTCCAATGGCGGCAGATCATATTGAGTCACACTTGTCTCGACATAACTTAACGCCAGCCGATGTGCGTCGATGGTGGTTACACCAAGCTAATATCAATATGAACACACTTATTTGTAAGCGCCTACTGGGGCGTGAAGCAAGTAAAGAAGAAGCACCTATTGTCCTTGACGAGTATGCCAACACTGCCTCAGCAGGGTCGGTGATTGCATTTGGACTTTATCATCAAGACTTAGACGCAGGCGATGTTGGTATTTTGTGCTCGTTTGGGGCAGGATATTCCATCGGCTCTTTGGTTGTGCAAAAACGGTAA
- the prsK gene encoding XrtA/PEP-CTERM system histidine kinase PrsK, with product MISDIGYGLNSLAHFLLLLLLFTVRKPGVAKHLLVLATATTVFWSSTMISTVFGPVSLSWLLTADAMKQLAWLLFLAGCIQDNFTSIRQVLLRPVTMFIVLPGLFAFIIPNLIWIDASWRYLMLIVLSLEILILLEVLYRQADNDQWAYKPLVLYLGATHLFEFVTYANATMVNQVEVGYLAARGYIYFLLIPFLVVAIRRISHWGVDIFISRDVVLHSSLLLVAGAYLFIMAVIGYAINYIGGSWGATIQIILVVMSFALLASVFLSNSFRTKIKVFITKHFFANQYDYRVEWIKLTKILSSSMTSKSAVYDSALQGILQAIKYDTGKLYKCKNGGFELLAESQPLPLDGQEKKILRTLTDYSMSHSWFIDLNEFIVKPFNYKGLQLDRESVKGWGYQLYLPLFDNDKIWGFAVLAAGEKEKVHLNWEVRDYLTAVTEQISMYIFHHEAAEAVAENAQFAAFNRMSAFVVHDLKNVLAQVDLILANAQQHKHNPEFIEDTFDTLTHTKARMDRMLKQLTDKSVEDNQQANAACMLSKVVDEVVKNRCAGNLPLPSLHKLQEGEVSVDKEKVANVLYHIISNAQQATDDSGTIDIVLTRNAQHNQQLILIEDTGIGMDADFIENRLFKPFDTTKGNAGMGIGAYDAKTYMESIGGKLTVQSVPGKGSCFTLAFPLV from the coding sequence ATGATTTCAGATATTGGCTACGGCCTGAACAGTTTGGCGCATTTTTTATTGTTGCTGCTTTTGTTTACGGTGCGTAAACCTGGCGTGGCCAAACATTTATTGGTGCTAGCCACAGCCACCACGGTGTTTTGGTCATCCACCATGATTTCCACCGTGTTTGGGCCCGTCAGTTTATCTTGGCTTCTCACTGCTGACGCGATGAAACAATTAGCATGGTTGCTGTTTCTAGCGGGCTGTATTCAAGATAACTTTACCAGTATCAGGCAGGTCTTGTTGAGGCCTGTCACCATGTTCATCGTTCTGCCTGGTTTATTTGCATTTATTATTCCCAACCTCATTTGGATAGATGCCTCTTGGCGCTATCTCATGCTGATTGTATTGTCGCTAGAAATACTCATTTTGCTTGAAGTTTTGTATCGTCAAGCCGATAACGATCAATGGGCATACAAGCCTTTAGTCCTGTATTTGGGCGCCACGCACCTCTTTGAATTTGTAACGTATGCCAATGCCACTATGGTCAATCAAGTGGAAGTAGGTTATTTGGCGGCGCGGGGATATATTTATTTTTTACTTATTCCATTTCTGGTGGTAGCGATAAGACGAATAAGCCATTGGGGCGTAGACATCTTTATTTCCCGGGATGTAGTGCTTCATAGCTCGCTTTTGCTGGTGGCTGGCGCGTACTTATTTATTATGGCGGTCATTGGGTACGCCATTAATTATATCGGTGGCAGTTGGGGGGCAACGATCCAAATCATCTTAGTGGTGATGTCGTTTGCGTTATTGGCATCGGTGTTTTTGTCGAATTCATTTAGAACGAAAATAAAGGTATTCATTACCAAGCATTTCTTTGCAAACCAATATGATTATCGTGTGGAGTGGATTAAATTAACCAAGATATTATCTTCTTCCATGACCTCAAAAAGTGCGGTTTACGACAGTGCGTTACAGGGTATTTTACAGGCCATTAAATACGACACTGGAAAACTCTATAAATGCAAAAACGGTGGTTTTGAATTGCTGGCTGAATCGCAGCCTTTGCCGTTAGATGGGCAAGAAAAGAAGATCTTGCGCACACTTACTGATTACAGCATGTCTCATTCTTGGTTTATCGATTTAAACGAATTTATTGTTAAACCTTTTAATTATAAAGGGTTGCAGTTAGACAGAGAGTCGGTAAAAGGCTGGGGTTATCAACTCTACCTGCCCTTATTTGATAACGATAAAATTTGGGGGTTTGCCGTACTGGCAGCGGGTGAAAAAGAAAAAGTGCACTTGAACTGGGAAGTGCGTGATTATCTCACGGCGGTCACCGAGCAAATTAGTATGTATATATTTCACCATGAAGCCGCTGAAGCGGTGGCAGAAAATGCGCAATTTGCCGCTTTCAACCGCATGTCAGCTTTCGTGGTACACGACTTAAAAAATGTTTTGGCCCAAGTCGACCTGATTTTAGCGAATGCACAACAACATAAACATAATCCAGAATTTATAGAAGACACCTTCGACACGCTCACTCATACTAAAGCTAGAATGGATCGTATGCTGAAGCAGTTGACCGATAAAAGTGTAGAAGATAATCAACAAGCGAATGCCGCATGCATGTTATCAAAAGTGGTTGATGAGGTTGTGAAGAATCGCTGTGCGGGTAATTTGCCTTTACCTAGTTTGCATAAGCTGCAAGAAGGTGAGGTGTCAGTGGACAAAGAAAAAGTGGCGAATGTGCTTTACCACATTATCAGCAATGCCCAGCAAGCCACAGACGATAGCGGCACCATTGATATCGTATTAACGAGAAACGCACAGCATAATCAACAATTAATCTTAATTGAAGACACTGGCATTGGCATGGATGCAGATTTTATCGAGAATAGGCTGTTCAAGCCCTTCGATACCACCAAAGGCAATGCAGGGATGGGTATAGGTGCATATGATGCAAAAACCTACATGGAGTCGATTGGTGGTAAACTGACGGTACAAAGCGTACCAGGGAAAGGCAGTTGTTTTACCCTCGCTTTCCCTCTTGTTTAA
- a CDS encoding MFS transporter, with protein MKIKGLRWWVIALIALATIINYIDRQALSVLWPAIVEDLFPDKSALERKQIYANISIVFVFSYAFGQAIFGKIFDWVGTRVGFVLSIGVWSLATIAHAFAKGVVSFSIFRGILGIAEAGNWPGATKGNAEWFPTKERALAQGLFNSGAAIGGIIAFPIIAFLTLHFSWQMVFIIVGAIGLLWLLPWIIIVKAPPSMHSWITDEEREYILTGQRRVKENDDDEEEEEYNPTSGQILSHKQSWGVIIASAAIDPIWWLFVFWIPIYLNEVYGMNVTEIGIYGWVPYVGAMLGAWFGGLLAQNRIAAGWNTDKTRKLVITLGCLIMLPALIAMSNPGAPTVAVLIMAVILFGFQTAIGNVQTLPSDLFGKKAVGTLSGFSGMAAKLGAVGLTSLVPYLTADGNYTPAFVIGASLAIIAVVAIWVFIPKVEPLKKKA; from the coding sequence GTGAAGATAAAAGGTTTACGTTGGTGGGTTATTGCATTAATTGCCCTAGCTACAATTATCAATTACATCGACAGGCAGGCGCTGAGTGTACTATGGCCCGCCATCGTTGAAGACTTATTTCCCGACAAATCCGCTTTAGAACGTAAACAGATATATGCGAATATTTCTATTGTATTTGTCTTCTCTTATGCATTCGGTCAAGCCATCTTCGGAAAGATTTTTGACTGGGTGGGCACCCGAGTAGGTTTTGTTCTCTCCATTGGTGTTTGGTCTCTTGCTACCATTGCCCATGCTTTTGCTAAGGGCGTCGTTAGCTTCAGCATATTCCGTGGCATTTTAGGTATCGCAGAAGCCGGTAACTGGCCGGGCGCGACAAAGGGCAATGCAGAGTGGTTTCCAACCAAAGAGCGGGCACTCGCACAGGGCCTGTTTAACTCTGGTGCAGCCATTGGCGGTATCATTGCATTTCCAATTATTGCCTTCTTAACGCTACATTTTAGCTGGCAAATGGTCTTTATTATTGTTGGTGCAATCGGTTTATTGTGGTTACTTCCTTGGATCATTATCGTTAAAGCGCCACCTAGCATGCATTCGTGGATTACCGACGAAGAGCGTGAATACATTCTAACGGGTCAACGTCGCGTCAAAGAAAACGACGATGATGAGGAAGAAGAAGAATACAATCCTACCTCTGGTCAAATCCTGTCTCACAAGCAAAGCTGGGGTGTCATTATTGCTTCTGCAGCCATTGACCCTATCTGGTGGCTATTTGTGTTCTGGATCCCTATTTATTTGAACGAAGTGTACGGCATGAACGTGACCGAGATTGGTATTTACGGTTGGGTGCCTTACGTTGGTGCCATGCTAGGCGCATGGTTTGGCGGCTTGTTAGCGCAAAACCGAATTGCGGCGGGCTGGAACACAGACAAAACCCGGAAACTTGTGATTACACTTGGCTGTTTAATTATGCTACCGGCATTAATAGCCATGTCTAACCCAGGCGCACCAACGGTAGCAGTACTCATTATGGCTGTCATTCTTTTCGGATTCCAAACTGCCATTGGTAACGTGCAGACCTTACCAAGTGACTTATTTGGTAAAAAGGCGGTAGGTACCCTTTCAGGGTTCTCAGGTATGGCCGCAAAGCTAGGCGCTGTAGGTTTAACCTCACTGGTGCCTTATCTTACTGCCGACGGTAACTATACCCCTGCATTTGTGATTGGTGCGTCCCTTGCCATTATCGCCGTGGTGGCTATTTGGGTCTTCATTCCAAAAGTTGAACCCTTGAAGAAAAAAGCGTAA